A stretch of DNA from Trichomycterus rosablanca isolate fTriRos1 chromosome 1, fTriRos1.hap1, whole genome shotgun sequence:
aaacaagctgggatacacagaaaaagctttttattgcactgtacacttgtacatgtatatatgacaaataaaggcattcttcttctagCTTTAATTTAGATTCAAGTAAAATGTCCATTCATTTTTATAGATTACTGGTTTCTGAACACTGTTCATACACATTCTCTTTGTTCGTGATCATTCTTATGTTTTAATGTCCATAAAGGAAGAGAAATCCCCTTGTTTATAATTTGCTTATGGCTGAAATAGCCCAAGTGCTGGATGACTTTAAGgccatccatgcatttttgttCAAGAAGGGTGCATTTTATAATTAATCCCTATAAATATCATGAAACTTCTATGTCTGATGTCCAGTAGAGCAGAAGGACTTTCTTTCCAGGGCTTTAATCCCTAATCTGCTCAGTTATTTATACAGATAATTGTTCTGGCACAGAGGGTTGTGCATTGGGCCTCAATTTAGAGCAGATTTCCCACACAGTAAGAATACCCTCTGACCCGAAAATAGAAAACAGTCATCCACCagcattattttagtttttgtttaggCTAGGCGTCTCTATAACAATATTTCTGGGGCAACCCAGGAGAATAGCAAAAGCTTTGCGGAAGTCCGCATTGAAGGCGTATATGATGGGGTTAAGAGATGAATTTGCCCATCCAAACCAGACAAAGATATCAAACGTGGTTGGACTGATACAAGGAAAGTTTTGCTCGCAAAACGGCACCATGCAGTTCAGGATGAAGAAGGGCAACCagcaacacacaaacacgccCATTATAATAGACAAAGTCTTCAACACCTTGGTTTCTCTTTTGAAGGACATCTTGAAGGAGCTCTCAGAGTCTGTGTTGGAGTTGCTGGTCATGCTGTCGTGACGGATCTTGGCGCTCTCGGCAGCCCTCTCCAGGGCAGATATCCGTCTAATCTGCTTTTGAGCGATTCTATAGATCTGAGTATATGTTACAATCATGATAGCCACTGGGATGTAAAAGCTAATGAGGGATGAAGAAATGGCGTAGGTTCGATTGAGACTGGAATCACAGTTGTTTATTATGGGTCCCTCTTGAGAAGTATTGCCATGCTGTAAAAAGCTGTCTGTCTGTGCCTTGTGCCAGTTTAGCTGTACTGGGATAAAGGAAATGAGCACAGATAGCGTCCAAGCTGTGCTGATCATCACAAACGCCACCTTGGGTGTCATCTTTCTTTCATAGCGGAACGGGCTGGAAATGGCCCAGTACCGGTCCACGCTGATAACACAAAGATTCAGAATAGACGCCGTTGAGCACATGATATCGAATGCCACCCAGATGTCACAGAATGATCCAAATGGCCAGAAGCCAGCAATCTCTGTGACAGCCTTCCAAGGCATGACCAGGATGGCTACCAGCAGATCTGAAACAGCCAACGAGATGACAAAAAAGTTGGTGACTTTGGAGCGGAGGTGGCGGAATTTAGTCACCGCCGCACAAACTAGCATGTTTCCAAGCAGGGTGGACAGAATAAGGAGAGAAAGGAAGCAGCCAGTGAGAACTCTCGTCGATTGGTCGGTCTCCAAAAAGCCACTGTCAATCACTGTCAAATTTAAATCCATCACGTCTTGTTTTAACAGTTACGCATCATGAGATGAAACGGGATGAATGGTTTCACTAATGTGAAGCACCAGTGGGACTAGTTCAggcacacacaaaaacagtccCAGTAGCTCCAGCTGTGGAAATACTTCGGGCGCACACGAAGAGTCCCAAGAGCTCCAATTTTTGGAGAAACATCTCCTGGACAGATGCGACTCAGTAtgtggatgagtgaatgagtagcAAACCAAATCCATGAAGACCCAAGAGAATAGGCTCGGTGGCATACAGCAGTCTTTTCCAAATTAttggtctttatttatttatttatttatttcatgctgttcattgAGGACATGTTGTGACTTCAGCTGGTTTCAATGCTGTATCCAAATGATGTTCTTGTGAAAGAGGTCACAGTGTGCAATTCCTTCtggttattaaattaaattaaatatctccctacaaaaaaaacacagagccaGAGAGAACAGTCAATGCACATATTATTATTCAAtatacattgttattattattattaatattattatgcaCACTTACCCTTTTGCATTAAACTGCGCTGCTTGTGCCTGGTTGAGGTGCGTTAAAAATAGCGCGCGCTGGGTCAATCCAAATGCATgcattttcacacacacaaacatgcatggacgcgcacacacacttaatacatAACAATGCAAATCGccttcttttttatattataaaaatagtCCGAATGTTGCGAAGTGTACAATTTAAGTAAAGCATTATTTCCACAAAGTTCGTCCATGCGTTCA
This window harbors:
- the drd1a gene encoding D(1) dopamine receptor translates to MDLNLTVIDSGFLETDQSTRVLTGCFLSLLILSTLLGNMLVCAAVTKFRHLRSKVTNFFVISLAVSDLLVAILVMPWKAVTEIAGFWPFGSFCDIWVAFDIMCSTASILNLCVISVDRYWAISSPFRYERKMTPKVAFVMISTAWTLSVLISFIPVQLNWHKAQTDSFLQHGNTSQEGPIINNCDSSLNRTYAISSSLISFYIPVAIMIVTYTQIYRIAQKQIRRISALERAAESAKIRHDSMTSNSNTDSESSFKMSFKRETKVLKTLSIIMGVFVCCWLPFFILNCMVPFCEQNFPCISPTTFDIFVWFGWANSSLNPIIYAFNADFRKAFAILLGCPRNIVIETPSLNKN